Part of the Flagellimonas eckloniae genome, CAGGAGGCATGAAACAGCGTTTTGGAATTGCTCAGGCACTATTGGGCAATCCCCAACTCATCATAGTGGACGAACCTACTGCAGGGCTAGACCCCATGGAACGAAACCGCTTCTATAATTTACTTTCGGAATTGGGCGAAAATGCAGTGGTCATACTATCTACCCATATTGTGGAAGATGTGAGTACACTCTGTACGGATATGGCCATTATTGGTAATGGTAAAGTAGTACTTACAGGTAAACCTGATGAAGTTCAAGAAGTGATGCGTGACAAGTTATATGAAGTACCCATTCATAAAGAACAATTAACGGAATATCAGGAGAAGTACAATGTCATATCGCAACGTTTCTTTTCCGGTAAATTGATGATAACCGTTTTAGCCGACGAATTGCCTGCTGGTGAATTTGATGCCAAATCCCCTTCATTGGAAGATGCCTACTTTAAAATTTTAAGCGAGAGTTAGAATGAAGACAATATTTTCCATCATAAAAAATGAACTCAAACAACGTTTGTTCAGTTGGGTTACGCTGATCTTCTTTATCATGCTGGTCTTTCAGGCCATTTGGTATACCAAGGGTTCCTTTGACTATTTCGCGAATGAAGGGGTTTTAATGAATGCTAGTAGCATTCTATATCGCAACTATGCTGGTATGGGAATGTTAATGATCATTATCATCGCCATTGCTACAGGTGGTGTTCTCTACAAGGAAATAAGATACAAATCGGCTCAGTGGACTTATGCCATGCCCATTAATGACAAACATTTTTTTATTGGCAGATTTTTGGCGGCTTTTCTGTATCTCGTAATTCTAAGTACTGGGTTGATTGTGGGACACCTTTTAGTCCCCTATTCCGGTATTGGTGAAGTCAACCGTTTTGGACCAGTACAATGGGGACCTTTATTGCATGGTTGGATCATGTTTACCGTCCCCAACTTGTTTTTTTATGTTGCGCTTGTATTTTTTTCGATTGTCTTTACAAGACGAATAGCCACAAGTTATTTGGCCGTTTTTTTGGTGGTCATTATATTTTTAATTGCACAGACTTCTTTTGAAACAGGTGGTGGCGATAATCTCACCGCCTATATTTTGGCTGATTCCGGGGGTTATGTGGCTGCACAGCATTATACAGATTTGTTGACCCCTGAACAGAAAAATACCGATTACTTTGAACTGTCGGGATACATACTGCAGAACAGGTTGCTTTGGCTTATAATTGCCTTGATACTTGCTGTTGCCTCATATTTTAGGTTCTCTTTTAAATATTTTGTACAAGCAGGGGTAGATAAATCCAAGAAAATAAAGGAAAGTAAAAAAGAAGTCTTTACAATTCAAACAATAAAAATGCCCGAGATTATAAAACAATTTCGCATTTCAGACTTTCTCCGAAAATTATGGTCCTTATCAAAACTTGAATTTTTGAATATAGTTCGGCCTACTTCATTTAAGATTATTCTGGGAATTATTTTATTGATGATTTTTTTACAGAATGTAACTTGGAATGCAACTTATTACATAGGTAATGAGCTGCCCATTAGCAGTAATATGACCTATTTCCGTTTGCAATGGGGTGTATTTGTCAACATGTTGATTATGATTTGGGCAGGAGAACTTTTTTTTAAAGATAAAACGGTCAATATTTGGCAGATTACCGATTCGTTGCCGGTACCCGTCTGGGTAACCCAACTTTCGCGCTTTGCGGCCGTAGTGGGTCTTGCTTTTGTGCTAAGTCTAAGTTTTATTTTTATATCGGTATTTACCCAAGTTTTGCTAGGCGGGGCTTCTTATATTGATTTAGGCAGATTTGCCGAAGATTTACTTTTATATAGGTGGGCTTTTCTAAATTTTGTGCTCTGGGCATCCCTGGTATTTTTTATAGGTGCTTTAAGTGGACAACGGATTCTTACCCATCTCTTATGTGTGGGTCTGTTCCTTTTTTTGATTGTTTCCTTTGATATGGGTATTATAGAGGACTTGCGGATAGGTTATGGCTTCACCCCGGGAATTGAGGATTATTCGGAAATAAGTGGGTATGGTATTTTTCAGCCTGCAGCCAATTGGTTCTTCTTTCTTTGGTTGGCACTGGCAACAACCCTGGTAATGGCTGGAATATGGATATGGAAACGTGGCTCTGATAAAAAATGGCGCAATCGCCTATCAATTAAAAATATGCAGCTTGGCTATATCCCAAAAGTAGTAATGCTTGTATGTTTTGGTCTTTTCTTTGTTCTAATGTCATTCATAACAAAAAATGTTTATGACAATGGAAACTTTACACCAGAAGCTGAGGAAGAGCGACTTGATGCCGAATATGAAAAGAAATACAAGTATTTAGAAACGCGTCCCCAACCAAAGTATAAAACGGTCGATATGAAAATTGACCTTTTCCCTTCGGAAAGAAGGGCCAGCTATTCGGCCAATATCACACTGAGCAATGAAACAGGGATAGACACTCTTTTCTTAAACTTGAAAGACTTTGCAACGGTTACCCAATTAAAACTGAACGGGCAAGAGTTACAACTTGTTAAGGAGGATAAAAATCAAAACTTTACGGCATATCTTATTCCAAAGATTTTTCAGGCCGATATCTTGCTCCAACTTTCATTGGAAGGAGTAAAGCAATACGAAGGTTTTACACAGAATAATTTCCAAGCGGATATTACGTATCAAGGAAGTTTTGGAAGCGTGCAAGATTTTTTGCCTGTAATCGGTTATGACAGCGGTAAGGAACTTTTGGAAAACCGAAAGCGGGAGGAACAAGGATTGAGTAGATTAAAATCTAGGATGGCGGAAATTAGCGACCCATTTGCACTTGGACAAAATGCTTTTTCAACAGATGCCGATTTGGTAAAGGGAAGTATTACCATTAGCACAGAAGCAGGGCAATTACCTTTCGCCGCTGGGGAATTAAAAAAAATAGAAACAAAGGATGGTAGAACCATTGCCTATTATACAATCAATACTCCCCATGTCTTTAATTGGCACTTAGGTTCATCGGACTATGCGGTCAAGAAAGATGTAGCAAATGGTATCAATTATTCTATTCTCCACAAACCGTCACATGCGTTTAATATAGTATTG contains:
- a CDS encoding ABC transporter ATP-binding protein, whose translation is MKLEINNLSKTYSNGVQALKNVSLTIEKGMFGLLGQNGAGKSTLMRTIATLQDPDTGEIDFNGINVLKNPEALRKTLGYLPQEFGVYPNVTAEELLTHIADMKGIVHKGERKDTVAALLQKVNLYDVRTKKLDGYSGGMKQRFGIAQALLGNPQLIIVDEPTAGLDPMERNRFYNLLSELGENAVVILSTHIVEDVSTLCTDMAIIGNGKVVLTGKPDEVQEVMRDKLYEVPIHKEQLTEYQEKYNVISQRFFSGKLMITVLADELPAGEFDAKSPSLEDAYFKILSES
- a CDS encoding ABC transporter permease/M1 family aminopeptidase; the protein is MKTIFSIIKNELKQRLFSWVTLIFFIMLVFQAIWYTKGSFDYFANEGVLMNASSILYRNYAGMGMLMIIIIAIATGGVLYKEIRYKSAQWTYAMPINDKHFFIGRFLAAFLYLVILSTGLIVGHLLVPYSGIGEVNRFGPVQWGPLLHGWIMFTVPNLFFYVALVFFSIVFTRRIATSYLAVFLVVIIFLIAQTSFETGGGDNLTAYILADSGGYVAAQHYTDLLTPEQKNTDYFELSGYILQNRLLWLIIALILAVASYFRFSFKYFVQAGVDKSKKIKESKKEVFTIQTIKMPEIIKQFRISDFLRKLWSLSKLEFLNIVRPTSFKIILGIILLMIFLQNVTWNATYYIGNELPISSNMTYFRLQWGVFVNMLIMIWAGELFFKDKTVNIWQITDSLPVPVWVTQLSRFAAVVGLAFVLSLSFIFISVFTQVLLGGASYIDLGRFAEDLLLYRWAFLNFVLWASLVFFIGALSGQRILTHLLCVGLFLFLIVSFDMGIIEDLRIGYGFTPGIEDYSEISGYGIFQPAANWFFFLWLALATTLVMAGIWIWKRGSDKKWRNRLSIKNMQLGYIPKVVMLVCFGLFFVLMSFITKNVYDNGNFTPEAEEERLDAEYEKKYKYLETRPQPKYKTVDMKIDLFPSERRASYSANITLSNETGIDTLFLNLKDFATVTQLKLNGQELQLVKEDKNQNFTAYLIPKIFQADILLQLSLEGVKQYEGFTQNNFQADITYQGSFGSVQDFLPVIGYDSGKELLENRKREEQGLSRLKSRMAEISDPFALGQNAFSTDADLVKGSITISTEAGQLPFAAGELKKIETKDGRTIAYYTINTPHVFNWHLGSSDYAVKKDVANGINYSILHKPSHAFNIVLYQDAIKQGITYMQKQFGTEAVTDKLQLAEIHRWQDAKYAFANTIALSEKEGWVANTEGLQEKAYIYQTIGSGLASLWVQKELPVADVQGADMFILALPEAVGLSFVKETLGQEAAEMLIQKKMDKYGKDKNNEPNTEPTLLYADGTDYLEENKGAVALNQLQNIIGKEKFNSILSEFVKENSGGPKVFIDLYQKLLKEVPTSKKEGVRLLFEATEKASS